GCTGatgaaggcagaaaccctcattacatttaaacagtactttaaGAATCACCGACCTGCAGAGCAAAGGACccaatgctggaaggtgggattacaCCAagctttcaatgttttttttaaatagacaaGGATATATTTCATCTGAGCCTGgttatttatccacttttaaaagATGCTACGCCATTTCATATTTCCACCTTTGCTGTACATATCCCATCCTGTATTTCACACTTGTTTCACTGACTGTAGGGGTTTCCCCAGGTTGGTCTGGCTTCCTTGCACATGCCAAAAGACCAGGCTTTCAGTGGGCCACATGCCCCACTGCACCCTATACTTTTGACAACTGGCAAATGAGTGGCGATGAGAAATAATTTTCACAAAGCAAGCAATTAAGATCTGCCATTCACTGCCAGAAAgcatagtggaagcagattaaaCTGTGCTTTGATAAAAAGAAatggactcctgctcctattttgagTGGGATAATTGTATGAATTCTGATATGAAAAACAAATGTTGTTAAAGAGAATAATTATGAAAGCAGACAAAATaagtaagaaataaaaaaagatcaTGAAAGGGATGAATTTGTTGGAGGTAAAACTAGAACCCAAGGTCATAAACATAAGGATCAGTAATATTATTCCCCATGAGTGGCCAAACTTATTTCTCCACAGTGTTGAGCAATGTGGAAGCTAGGCAAGAATGAAGGAGAAAAGAAGTCCAGGTTGATAAGAGCAGACCATGACTtctggggatggggtgggtgaaTGCCTTGTGTTGAGCATAAACTTGGCATGACAGCTTAAGTCTCTATGACAGGTACTAAGTTGAACAAAAACAAAGACAAGGTGAAAtgtcaaagcactggaaaaactgcaaatgagCTCACCCTGAAGTTGACTCGATTGCGTACTCTCTGAGCCAAGGCATTGTTGATTGCTTTGTCAAACTGTAATAGGACCTGAAGAGccaactgaggggtgatctgctgggACTGAGGAGACAGAAGCCAGTACACAAGTTCAACCAAGACCACAGTAATAGGAAGGCACAACAGGCTGCAGAAAACAGGGGACCAGGAATGGTAGAAAGCCCTGTGGGCCTTTGGAGGAATAAAGAGTGACAAGAGCAagcaaggggaggggggggggggggaggagaagggggaggggggggaggagaagggggggaggggggaggagaagggggggaggggggaggtgggggggggggaggggggaggtgggggggagggggaggtgggggggagggggagggggagaagggagggggagggggagaagggagggggagaagggagggggagggggagaagggagggggagggggaagggagggggagggggagaagggagggggagggggagggggagggggagggggaggggggaggggaggggggagggggaggggggaggggagggggggaggggagggggaggaggggagaagagggaggggagaagggggaggaggggagaaggggggggggggagaagggggaggggggagaagggggaggggggagaagggggaggggggagaagggggagggggaggggaggaggggggaggggaggagggggggggaggggggaggggggggagggggagagggggagggggggagagggggagagggggaggggggaggggggaggggggaggggggaggggagaagggggaggaggggagaagggggaggggggagaagggggaggggggagaagggggaggggggggagaagggggagggggggaggggaggagggggggagggggggaggggggaggggggggagggggggagggggggaggggggagggggggagggggagagggggagaggggggagggggggggagggggagagggggagagggggagggggggagggggagagggggaggggggagggggggagggggggagagggggagggggggaggggggagagggggagagggggaggggggggaggtgtgggggaaagagaagggaaaagtggggagggggagagttccGTGAGGGGAGGGAACGGGGGGAGGGGaacggggaggtgaggggaggcgGTGGGCTGGTGGCGATGGGCAGGGGCGGGAGGGGCGGGGTGGCTGCGGCGCCGGGCGACTCGGGCCCGAGGTGGCGGTGCGGGGTTGTTGCGGCTCGGGGCCGCCGCCGCCGGTACCTGTATCAGCTCGTCCAAGCTCTCCTGCAGGCTGTTGCCCAGCGTCGTGTTCCGGTACAGCTGATACGCCATCGCCGCTGCCCCGCAACACCGCGCAGGCGCGCACCAACCGCTCCGCCCAGCAACACCGCGCAGGCGCTGTGACCTCTCCTTGGCCCCGCGCCGAGGCGCTCTCTCGGGGCCGAGGCGAGCAGGTTGATGGGGTCGGTGTGGGAGCCGCGGGGTCTTCTGTTCCTCGGTGAGATGGGTGtctggtggtcagcatggacgtgccGGGCCGTCCCTGTGCGCCGTGCCTCTGTGAGATGGAGGGGAGGTACTGATGtggtggtgtgtgggggaggtggagggttggggatgtgtgtggggtggggatgtgtgtggggtggggggggtgttgtgtggGGGGAGGCGtaggtgtgtgtgttggggaggggtgggtgtgcgtgtggggggaggggtgggtgtgcgtgtggggggaggggtgggtgtgcgtgtgtgggggggtggggggtgtgtgtgggggggtgggggtgtgtgtgttgggggaggggtggaggggaggcgTAGGTGTGTGtgttgttgggggggaggggtgtgtgtgttgttgggggggggaggggtgtgtgtgttgttgggggggggaggggtgtgtgtgttgttgggggggggaggggtgtgtgtgttgttggggggggaggggtgggggtgtgcccAGTAGTTTGGGACTACAGGCCAAACTACTGGGCAGGCATATCAGAATGCTCTTGAAATTGAGGTACCAGAGCTTAGTGCTTCTGAGTGTTCCAAACAAGCAAAGCAAAAGAAGCAACTTGACACCAGAAGACATGATCACCACTTTGAAATTGATGATTCTGCAGTTGTACCCGTTGTCTCACAAGAGGATGGGTTATTGGGATGTGTAATTAATTGCAGGAGACCAGTGATGTTTGTAGTTCATCTGCAGGATAGTTGTATGAGGAAGCAACATCAAGACCACCTAAGACattatgcattttttaaattttaaaaataaacttaattcataataaaaaatataccaaagaataaacagtgcaaaactttttacattcgTGATCAATACATTTGGTagtgttaacttttttaaaaatcatagtacccttgccactcatgtggccccctgggttgatgtactatttcaatgtttgaggggcttccccacccaactcagcccctccatgtgcagtagcagacggagcctagactgtggtccttccccacaaagcctttgtgttggctgcaccgagtTTCAGTGCATCCTTCAGTACATTATCTGCAGCCCAgaatgtgccagttggcagcTTTCCCTTATGGATATCTCACTGTgctgaagaccaacaagtttggAGCAAATCAAAGAGCATCATTCATCAAGctgataaccttccagcagcatttctgtctcagtgtgtgaccTTGAGAACAggctgtagatcagagagtcctctgtaaTGCAGCTGTTTGGGATGAACCAAAACAAGGACCCTTGTATCCTTCtacacaccctcttagcaaatccacagtctgcaaagaggtgggtgactgtctcttccccagCGCAGCCGTCCCAATGGCAGCAGGCACTGGGGATGATATttcatctgtacaggaaggatcagattgggagggcccctctcactgccagccaagcaaggtctttggtgcttgttggtgagttccatcaatgaggcattctgccagatttttggacagtttgctcagggaaccaccccaaaTGGGACATTACGCATCCCAGTCATCACATGAACCAGATGAGGATTTGCTCGAAGCAAAATATTCCTCACCTGCCTGAAGCTCCCACAGAGAAGACCCACCTCACTGTCAAGAAGAGAGGAGACATCACTGTCTGCTGGCATGCCACGCAAATTGCACTGCATGTTCACAGCAAGCAAGGAAATGACCTGATAAACTGACTTTCTAGGTACAGAAATGTTAGTTACACCATTTTGTTGtaacattgttttatttaattttatgatATTGTTTATCGAAGTTAATATGGAAGAGATGTACTAGTCTAAAAACAGACATTGAGATTCTATGTTGAACTCGCTCTAGTGGAACAACGTCAAGAGTAAAGTGGCTTCATATGGAGGATGCACATGTTTTAACTCCTGAATGTGAGTCTTGTGTTTACTCAGTGTTTGCATGCACTGAGCTGTGTTGTAATGATAGCTCCCCTTTTTTGCCACTGTTGGAATCGATGAGGTGAGGGTGGTAGGACCAGAAGGGTTGTACGAACTAATAAGTGGTTCCTTCAAATATGTGGCAAGTCAGGGGCTGTGAAAGGTCTTGATCGATTGGGAGACCCAGTTACTGATGGATCACAGTGTACCAGTGTCAGGTGTGTGGAAGGGCAGCCTTCAATAACACTGGGAGCCACAGCATGGCACGTTGGCACAgatagtacagctgctgcctcatgtcTCCAAACACCCATGTTCAATCCCGACCATGTgctatccgtgtggagtttgcacattctccttctgactgcttgggtttcctcttggtgctctggtttcctccctgatcccaaagacgtgctgttCACTGGAATTGGCCACTGTActttgccccttgtgtgtaggtgagtgatagtatctggggggagttgatgggaatgtggggagaataaaatgggatgggtgtaaatgggtggttgatggtgggctAAAcaatctgtttccgtgctgtgtttcTCCATGGTCAACTTCAAACCTCCAGTGACTACACACTGTCAGAGCCAAGCAGTTTGCTGACCAAACCATGAAGAAGCACTCGGCAGAGACTGCGTATATAAGAGCAGAGGTCTGTAGGAAGCCTATTGGTGGTTTTGTGGCACAACAGTTATaggtgctgcttcacagctccagggacccagcttCAGTCCCAACCTGGGGTGTTGTCAGTATGGGTTTGCACAtttcccctgtgactgtgttaACAGCGACACCATGAAGAGTAGTAGTGCTGGGATTTGGTAATAATATGCAAGGGCAAGGATTTACACTCTGTCTTGATGTATTGCCTGATATTTGTGGTGTGATTGTTACTTGGCACTTAACGAcccgtgcctgaatgttgtccaggtcttgctgcacgcaAGCATGGACTGCTTCCTTATCTAATGAGTTGTGAATattgcacaatcatcagcaaacatctcctcTTCTGCCCTACGTAGAGGGAAGGTCATCGagaaagcagctgaaaatggctgGGCCGTGGACAGGTCCCCGAGGATAGATCATGCAGTTGCTTGGGATTGATTCAAGATAATGATGTGGCAATGAACTAATGAGATTAAATGAGTTAGTGGGATTAATTTAATATTGAAGCTGAGCTAAGTGGAGAGAGTGGGCGCTAGGATAATTTGATTGGCACGGAGCTGTGTCAATCCCAAGATCAGTACTAATATCCCCTCTATATGTTATAGAGGGGAAaacatactccatttgccagtttaaATTTTCATGCAAGAAATTGATAAACGTTGGATTTGTTGAGTTCCTTGCTTCAGAATGGAAAATCTGATGACGGTTCTGAAGCAGTCCCTCACCTATACATTAGTGGCACAAGGTTACAAGCAAAAGTTGTGGATTAAGAGGAGACAATGATAAACAAAGCTGCTTTTGGGTGTAAAGTTGATCCATGCTGGTAGAAGCCCATTGCATGTTAACTATTCACCAAATCTTGCAGTCTTAATCCTGATTCTagagagagtggctggtgctgGACATAGAGTGACAGCTGCTGGCACAGGGTCAGTGATATTCAGATTGTTCTCAACTTTGAAAAGATACCCACTGCTTTCTTCTTGTTTCACTCTTTGAGTTCTTTAATATGCAACTTGAATGCTTCATACTCTTGTTCACTGAttacatttttcacattttccttAGTTTATCACACAGcaaattttcaaacatttttctcACATTTTATTCTGTGAAATACTTATTTTGTCagattttctcacatttccactTGTTGAATTTTTCTCATTTATATCACAATCTTTGTATCTTTCACCTTTTGCACTTCTCAAACATTCTCAGTTTTTCCACTTTTCTCTTTTTCACTGGAACTGTTCATTCAATTTTTGCATACAGTATTTAATTCTGTACCattctctcatttttcttttaatatttacaGTGGATTTGCACATTTTTGAATCTTTGATTTCCCTCACATGTGGCTAGTCTCTGCTTTCTAAGTAAAGACAGTCCGGTTTATTTTGGTAGTACGACAGTGCCATCCAGTGATTCAGTCAGGTGCCTGCAGTTTGTACGGGAGATGTGCTCAGACAGACCAGTGGGTTCAATGCTACAACTTGCTTGTCAGTTTCAGGGCTTCCTCAAAATAACACAAGCAATAGCAACGGGCCTAGGCTATTCCCCTCATGCCTTCTCTGTCATTCAacgagaccatggctgatcttttatctcagtgccactttctaatattgacccatatcccttgattcctttaataactGAAAATTTATTAAAACTGTAAAGATAAATGGTTATTTGTTTttacttattttcatttttctaatTGTTTCCTAGTGTTCCAATATGATTTTAGTTAATTTAACTTTTGTTTAAGttttttaaactgcttttaattttattgtttCCAGGAATTCTAACAATTTTTCTATAACTGAAACTCAAGCTATGCATCTCTCCTAGTGTTacttattgcatttggtgttcccgttgtggtctcctctacatcggtgagactggATGCAGACTGGGCAACCGCTTCGCCCAGCTCGTTCGTTCCGTCCACCGTGGCTGTCTGGATCTCCTGGtcaccagccattttaattctcctccccattcccacaccgacatgtgtgtcctcggcctcctccactgccagggtgaggctaagtgcaaacagcacctcatattccacctgggtagtctacaacctggcggcgtgaacatcgaattctcacaTTTCTgctaactgctccccctctgtcctttttctctcccttcccGACCTAAatggcccccatcaccatgtctccttcccctcccccacctccatctgcccatcactcacacactcctcccactgttcccccttccccccccccccactgttcccctctgccctccccacctccccctcccattccaggctccaccttcctctcctatcagattccattatcttcggccctttgtcacttccacctatcaccttgcagcttctgacatcattcccactctccctcctccctcatctgcctatcacacccccctcatctggatccacctatcacctgccagctcttgctgcaccccttcccctcacctctttacattggctgtatccctctatccttcagtccagatgaaaggtctcgaccggaaacgttgactgtccatttccctccatagatgctgcctgacccgctgagttcctccagcactttgtgtgttgcatgtAATAGCTTGCAATTGACAGGTGGTGAGGCTCCATCTCCACCAGGCATCCTTCTAAGGCCATCAGGGAGTTGCAGGGCCGAAACCTTGGTTGTCCATCATCTAAGGCCTACACACCACCAAGGCCGTGCCACATCTCCCTGGAAGCCTGCCAGTGGCCCGAGGGGGCAGAGGGTGTTCAGTTCAATTGCCCCCCTGCATCCCACCATTAAATGAGACAGGAACCTAACAGGGATATATTAAAAACTACGATAAAAATGGTGAGAACAATGAAAAcagtaaaattaatttaaaacacacCAAGACacaaattattaataaaaacacattaaaacaaaataagtaaaaaaaaataaatacctTGTTCCTCTGATTTCCAGTATAGGAAAccccttaataattgattctaaaATGTTTCCAACAATAGTTACCTGTAGTTACCTACTTTTAGCACCCTCTTTGTTTTaatacagttgacattttggaagtTTTCCATTCTTTTAGTACTTCTCCAGAATCCAaggatttttgaaagattaaaaCTAATGCATCCACTGTCTCAGTAGCCACTTCTTTTAGGATCCTAAGTTAGCCAGGCCACATAACTTACCAGCCTTTATTCCCATTAGTTTGCGTAATACCAATCATCTAGTGATGGTGATGGTATTTAATTCCTCCCAGCATTATTCAATACCAGTGGGATGTTCTAAGTATTTTATACAGTAAAGACTGATtaactcctctgccatttccttgctcccATAACTATTTCCCCAGTCTCTTTCTCTAATGGTCCAATGTTCACTTGGATCTCTCGCTTTCTTTTTTACTTAAAGAAATACTTATTCATTTTTATGTTCCTCACAAGTTTACCCTTGTAGTGCATTTTCTCTATTTATTATCTTTCttctcctcctttgctgaattctttaTTCATCCCAGTCTTTGGGTCTACTAACTTTTCCCTGTATTTATTTCATCTATTATCAGCAATGCTACCCCACCATCTTTTCCTTCCTGTCTGTCATTTCTAAAAGTCAAATGGCCCTAAATATTAAGTTCCCAGCTTTGATCGGATAATACTATAAGATATAATTTCTAGGCCCGTGTTTTATTTTTGCCCAGCTCGtattttccccacactccctccttCTCGTCACCTTTTTGTTCACTTGCACCTTGTGCCCTCCTCACAACTCATTTCCCATCCATTTCCAAATCCTAAGTAGATGTGGATGGATCATCAATAAATATAGGTAATAGTTGAGGACTGAGTGCTGACTCCTGTGGTATCCATTCAAATGTGCTTGCTCTATTTTCATACTGCGGTCAAGGCATTGCTTCGAGCCAATACTACCTTCCCAGCTCCTGCAGTTTCTAAGCCTATGCAGAAATCAAGCCTCCTGAGGTTTGCAGAGGATGTCTGTGCTCCTGCAGAGGAAGGATGAGCTCATGTGTGCCATGTCCTTGCTCCAGTAAAAGAGTGGTCCAGCCACAGGTGGCATCTCTCTGCTCACCCAGGATAGCAATGTGCTCACATGCAGTGTCTTTCTGTTCAGGTGAGCAACTGGCTGCTGATGTGCAGCAAAACCACAAGCTGCTCCTGGGGACACCCCTGTGCCCATAGAGACCAGCAACCTGCATCACAAAGGAACAGATTGATGGAGTCAGCTCACGTTAGTGGGTGGTCTAGACTCTCCAACTACTGTCATCTAAATCTCCACAAGTAGTCCTTTATCtccagaggagattccccaggatgttgcctgggatggagtatttcagtaATGAAGaatgactggataggctgggctgttttccttgaagcaagggaagctgaggggtgccctgatagaggtattcaaaattatgaggggcagagatagggtagatggtaggaaacttttccccgtagcagaggtgtctaaaactagagggcacacgtAAGAGGCAGGAGGTTTAGAAGGGTGTGAAGAAGAATGCTGTGACCCAGAGAAtgggtggaatctggaacgcactgcctgagggggcggtggagacagagactctctcaacatttaagaagtatctggacaagcacatgaatcaCAAAGGCATAGCAGAATATGGACGAAGAgccggcaaatgggattagtatagaagggtacttaatggttggttgaacaggctgggtgaagggcctgtttctgtgctccatgtgTCACTGACTTGATGAAATTATGGGAGCCTACACCTTCAGATTTTATAGCTCAATGCAGAAGAATTTACAGATCCTTAATGTGTCAACTTGCAAGGTTGTTACTGAGCTGGCCTCTTCCATAAGGCGACTgctttgccaagaaggtctggaaaagatCATTGCTGAGATTCGTCCCAAGCAGCTGCAGCTCTCTGtgccctgtggccattcccaggAACGCACATTGAGACAAACATTGAATCCcgttggaaggtcatcaacttggtgaaagaatACTTTGGTCTTCCATGAACTGTCCAGAGCCAAATGCTGTGGTGCAGGATTACATggtgagggatgcactgaagcctGGTGCTGCTGCAGTAAATGCTTTGTGGGAAACACCACCATTTAGGGCCTTCCTACCAGTACATATTGAGGGGCCTTATCCCTCACAGTGTATCTACAAACAAAAATATGTTGTCATGCTGACAAATGTGGGACTTGTAGGCAAATGGAACAAAATGCCTAGTATTGGGATTGAGCATCATATGAATATCCTGTATTATATATGAAAGttttatgaatgaagtatattCTTGGAAAAAAAGCACCTACAGCTTCTGCAGAAAGAAATATCGTCTGGCTATAAGAGAAACTACTCTTCGTGATGCAAGTTTACATGATGTTCACTATCCCTTTCAAGATGTGTGTCCTCTGTCAAGATTGTATCACAAATGATACATCACATAGTCACaaggcacagacacaggcccttcaacccactgaataTGCACCAGCCATCAAAGGCACagccacactaatcccatcttttcATCTACCTTGCAAGTTAACTCCAAAGGTTTTGCTCACGACCAGTCCACAAGGCTCCTCACTCTCACTTGACAAAAACTCAGTGGCCTATTTAAACCAATTAATGTTTTAATCGGTACTTATCAGAGATACTCCTTTTAATTTGCATTCTGAAGGACAAATACAATTAACTGAAACCAAATCAAACCAAAATATGCTTATAAAACTTGATTGAATACAGACCCTTCCACAATTGTAATTTTTAAAGTGTCAACTGATCTATGAAATACAAACTTTTGATTGTTTTTATGGTTGTACAAGAAAATTCATCAGTCGAATTATTTCAagataaacatttttttccaacCAGTGCACACAAGCTTTTGTCAAAGGCATAACGGTATGTTAATGCTTTTGGCTTTTAACCCATTAATCTTTTACTTGTTTTCCCACACCCTTATAAACCCAAGAAATTCCTGCAAATTTTACTCCTGAGTATGAGAAAATCAGTTTGAACAGCAAAAATGAAAACATGATTAACATCAGGATTAaaagtttgaaaaagaaaattctcATTAAGGAAGACAACATCTAAGATTACCACTCTAAAATTCTCAAGCTATTTACCAAAATCTCAATTCAAAGTTACCAAAGTTATGATTTTGGTTCACTTTCAAAGCTAAAGTTTCTCACACATTTCACAGCATTGGCCAGAATATGGAATCCAAATTATTATTTCTTCCAGTACTAACCCAGATAATAActcattaattttttaaaaatagcaaaggaaAAGAGAGGAAGCAAAATGGGAAAACAGTGCTTAAACTGGAAAAACAATCCAGGCTTGGATTTTCTTTCTCTAGGAACCTTTGCAATTAActgcaaaatttaaaaactgttgaTTTCCCAGAGTGAAATAAAACTTTACCACTCAGAtcaaagaataaagaaaaagggCAAAAGTGTGTAGGGCCTCACACAGCTCTCACAACCTTCACACACCTTCTTAAAGAAACCCTGCCTCCTAAAATATAAGTGGTCCTTTAACTTTATTTCACATTACATAAAACAGAATCTTTCCCTTTGTCACATCCTGTTCCCTGGTTCATAATTACATAGGATTAATCCTTTAACTTTATTTCACATTACATAAAACAGAATCTTTCCCTTTGTCACATCCTGTTCCCTGGTTCGTAATTACATAGGATTAATTCAAACTTCCCTCCCCAGCACAAACTGAACCACACTAAACAATTGTTTCACTtcctcacactctccctctctcatttaACTTAAGAAAATTTAAAAGTTACCAAACTTAAAGCAATATTTAAAAACCCACAGCGCATTCACACACTTCAAATCAGTTCAAAACCAAAATAGTACTGGAGGACAGCAgatgctcactcactgagtctaTGCAAGACACAGATCGATGGATTTTTGGATACATGAAACAGACCActcggctcctcaagcctgctccagcattcaata
The Pristis pectinata isolate sPriPec2 chromosome 32, sPriPec2.1.pri, whole genome shotgun sequence DNA segment above includes these coding regions:
- the gtf2a2 gene encoding transcription initiation factor IIA subunit 2, whose amino-acid sequence is MAYQLYRNTTLGNSLQESLDELIQSQQITPQLALQVLLQFDKAINNALAQRVRNRVNFRGSLNTYRFCDNVWTFVLNDVEFREVTELVKVDKVKIVACDGKNTGSNAAE